CCTCGGAGCTGGGCATGGATGAGGTGTTCACCAATATGCCGGAGCTGACCTCCTTCGAGACGCTGGAGGAGCTGGAGAGCCGGCTGCTCTCACTGGCTGCCGCCATCTGCGCCCAGGTCGAACGGAATACAGAGACGAGCGAGTCTTCGCTGATGGATGACATTCTGGAATATGTCGACCAGCAGTTTGCCGATTACACGCTCAGCCTGGAGCATGTGGCGTTGAAGTTCGCCATCTCGACCTCTTATTTAAGCCGCAGCTTCAAGGAGAAGACCGGCAGCAATTTCTCCCAGTATATCTGGCAGCGGCGTGTGGACGAGGTGATCCGTCTGCTGGAGAACACCAGTGCGCCGCTCAAGGAAATCATCGAGCAGGTCGGTTATCTGGATGCGCCCAACTTCATCCGCAAGTTCAAAAAAGAAACCGGTCTGACGCCGGGACAGTACCGCAAGGAACATGCCTTGAAGGGAGCTGCTGCGAAAAGACCGGTTTAATAGGGCGGAGACTCGCCCTGGGTTTTGACTTACAATCAATCCTGCACATATTGCAACATTTCGCTCATCCTGTTGCCCCGAACGCGTAATTGTTGCACAAAAGGCAGGATTCCATCTCGTCCGGGCAGTGTGGCAGGATTATTCCTGCATTCTATGCAACATTCCTCCCGTAAAGCTGGCTATCTGTGAACCCAAGCTGCAAAATATGCAACATTTATGTCACCAGCATCTGTACAGGAGATTCGCCACTTCGCCATTTGCGGGACGAACCCGGCTGCCTGCCCCGCGAGTGCTTGGGTTACTTTGCTTCGGGGGCAATGGTCTGGTACTCCTCTTGGCGGCGGCTTCCGGCTACTCTGCTTCCTTCAGAATATGCTCCACCAGTTCATCCAGAGGCACCGTAGCCAGCGCAATGGCTGTATCGGTTACGCCGTAGTAGATATAGAGCAGGCCGTCCTTGACCACATTGCCGGTCGGGAAGATGACATTCGGAATCTGGAAGCCGAATTTCTCGTAATAGGTCTCCGGCTCCATAATGAAATTACGGGTCCGGGCAATGATCTTCTCCGGCTGCTCCAGATCCAGCAGCATCGCTCCCACACGGTAGACAACCTCTTCATCTACGCCGTGATAGAGCACCAGCCAGCCTTTGTCTGTCCGGATTGGAGGTGTTGAGCCGCCGATCTTCCGCGCTTCCCACGGCAGGTCCCCGGCAGAGGCGAGCAGCTTGGGCTCTTCCCAATGCACCAGATCCTCGGAGTAGGTAATCCACATAGCGGCTTTTTCCGTGCCGTAGGCCTCGCCCACGTATTCTTCGGGGCGGCGAAGCAGCACGAATTTGCCGTTGATTTTCTCAGGAAACAGGATGTTGTCCCGGTCGTTGATCTCCAGCGGCGTCGTGTCCGCCACGAACTCCCAGTCCAGCAGATTGGTTGACTTCAGAATCGAGGAGCGGGTCAGCCAGTGGCCCTCCTCTTCTCCCCAGCCGTCCGGGTAGGTCGGAATGGAGCGCTCAGGGACGCCGCGCCCGGTAGGATAATAGCTCATGGCACAAGGGCGCAGGGCGTAGTTCAGGTAGAACGTGCCGTCGATCTTCACAATGCGCGGGTCCTGCACACTGCCGTACGGGAAGCCCAGCATATCCGGTGTGACAATCGGCTCATCCTTCACATGGGTGAAGTTCACGCCGTCCTCGCTCTCCAGCAGGCCCAGATAGTTCTTGCACGGGGTCAGGGAACCGGCGGTACGCTCAATCATATAGAACTTGCCGTTATCGATGATAACGGCCGGGTTAAATACGGTAACCTTACGCCATTCATAGCCGCCCGGGACGACAATCGGATTATTTGGATGTCTTGTAATTTGCATGTCTATTCCTCCTGCGAATGATGTTCGTGATATAGCTTGAGCGTCTGGACCTCATAGGGCCGGAAGGACAGCGGAATGACGCCGCCGGTGGTCTCCAGGGACCCGGTGTTGCTCTCCAGCAGATTGACCCGGCAGGCGCTGATCTCCTCGTCCTGCCAGTCCAGCGTAGCTGTCTCTCTGCTGCCTGCCGCTTCATACAGCCGGACAATCGTGCCGCTGCCGTCCTCGGCCGGCTTGATCGTATCAAGCATAACGTGGCTGCTCTGGAAGTTCAGCCAGGCGTGGGTGCTTGGATAGCGGCCGGAATGTGCGGCTTCGCTGACCGCCAGCAACGGCTCATTCAGCTCCGCCGCTTCGCGTACCACATCGGCCTGCCGCCAATCTCCGCTGTGCGGATACAGCGAGTACGTGAATTCATGCTCCCCCTGGTCGGCATTGCGGTCCGGCCAGCGCGGGGCGCGCAGCAGCGAGAGGCGGAGCACGCCGTCATGGATGTCATAGCCGTATTTGCAGTCGTTCAGCAGGCTGACGCCATAGCCGCCCTCGGACAGATCGGCCCAGCGGTGTCCGCAGACCTCGAACTGCGCCTGCTCCCAGCTGGTGTTGCGGTGGGTCGGGCGCTCCAGCGCGCCGAACGGAATCTCATACGTAGCCTTAGTGGCCACAATATCCACCGGAAAAGCAACCTTCAGCAGCTTATGCTGCTCTCTCCAGCTTACGCGGGTGCGGAAATCCACTCTGCGGCTGTTCCGGGGCAGGACGATCTCCTGCCCGATCAGCGATTCACCAAGCTGCCAGCGGAACCTCAGCACGGACTGTACAGGCCCGCTGCTGACCACCCGGCGCTCCAGCAGCTTCGTCTTGCCCGCAGGCTGCTGTTCATAACGCGGGTCTATATCCCAGGCATCCCACAGCGGCGGGGTGTCATGATAGAACTGCAGCTGGTTGCCGGTCCGGCCGGGCTGGAGCAGCTCGCGGTCCGCACTTTTGTCATACCAGCGGCTAATCTCGCCGTCTTCATTAAATGTGAGAATATAATGGTCCGTCTCCCATTGCTCCGGGAAGCTCTCACCGGCGGCGGGAACAGCCTGCTGCTGAATAGGAAGCTTAGCCTCCCGCAGCCAGATCGTCCGGCAGCCGAAGGCCGGAACCTTGCGGACCCGCACAGCCAGCGTATAGCTGCCTGCCCCTGTGTTCCAGCATTCGCTCTCAAGCGGGCCGTCCTCATCATACGCCTGTATTGCAGCCAGCTCAGGACCGCCCTCCAGCCGGATGAACTCCGTCCGCTCCCAGCCCAGGCTGTTGAAGATTACATAGGGACGGCCCTCGCCCGCCGAAGTATTCACCTGGCTAGCCAGAGTGTGCAGGGCGGTGTCCAGCACCTGCCCGCCCAGACGGAAAATCTCAGCGTATTCCTCCCGCGAGGTCGTGTACACCTCCGGGATAGAGGTGCCGGGGATGATGTCATGGAACTGGTTAAGCAGCAGCAGCTTCCAGCCTTCGGCCAGTTCCCCGGCAGGCAGCAGACGCTGCACATCCGGCTGCTCCGGCTGATCCGGCTCCAGAGTACCGTCCTTCTGCGCCAGCACGCTCCAAATCTCCGCCTGCCGGTACAGAATCTCCGCCTTGCGGTTGCTGCGCTTGTTGAAGGCATGGGTCGTGAAGGTGCCGCGGTGCAGCTCCAGATAGAGATCGCCATGCCATGCCGGAAGCTCCGGCTGGCGCGCACCGATCTCCGAGAAGAACGCTTCCGCCGTAGAGAATCTGCTGACCGGCTGGCCTGGAGCGAGACCGGTGCGGGCCACATATTCCAGCATCTCATGGGTGACTCCGCCTCCGCCGTCGCCATGGCCGTAGAGCAGCATCAGCTCATCATGCTCTTCCTTCTGGGCATAAGCTTGCCAGTGCTCCTGCACATCCTTCGGATGCGTATGCTCGTTGACGCCATGGTTCTGATAGGCCACAATCTTCGTCCCGTCAATGCCGACCCAATGAAATAAGGTATGCGGGAAGGGATTGGTGTCATTCCAGCCCAGCTTGGTGGTCATGAAATAATCAATCCCCGCCTGCTTCAGCAGCTGCGGCAGAGAGGCGCAGTACCCAAAGGTATCCGGCAGCCATTCAATCGCGGAATGCTTGCCGAATTCCTTCATATAGAAGCCCTGGCCGTACAGCATCTGCCGCACCAGCGACTCCCCGCCGGGAATATTGAGATCCGGCTCCACCCACATGCCGCCGACCAGCTCCCACCGGCCTTCGGCAATCCGCTCCTTGATCCGCCCGTACAGCTCGGGATAATGCTCCTTGGCGAAGGCATAGAGCTGGGGCTGGCTCTGCGAGTACCGGAAGTCCGGGTACTTGTCCATCAGGGTGCAGACCGTGGAGAAGGTCCGGCTCACCTTGCGCACCGTCTCCCGGACCGGCCACAGCCAGGCCACATCAATATGCGACTGGCCGACCATATGCATCGTCCCCGGGTTCAGCCCCGCAGGCCGTTCCACCGAAGCGGCCGTCCGCAGCAGTTGTTCCGCCGCAGTTACGGCCTCGCCATCCAGCAGCAGCCCCTCCTTCATATAGAGCGTGTCCATCACCCGCTCCAGTGCCTTCAGGCTGCGGAGGCGGCGCATATCGCCCTCCGGCAGCAGAAGAGCCGCTTCATGCACGATGTTCACGGTATGCAGCAGGCTGTATACCGGACGGTTCACACGCACAAGCGTGATTTCAATGCCGGTCAGCGGCGGCTTAATCACCGCCTGACGGTTCAGCGGGTCCTCCGGCTCGGGCACCGGATCATACAGCTCGATGTCCAGCTCCAGGCGTTCACCCGGAGCAGAAGACGGCAGCGGAATGAACCAGTGATTGCTGTCCAGGCCATGGTATGGCGCTCCGTCCAGCCTCAGCAGACCTTCCCCGCGCCCCAGATAGAGCAGCGCCGCCTCTTCACGCGCCCACTCTCCCGGAACCGTGATCTCCCGCTGAAGGAAATACGTAGTGCCATAACCGCCATCCAGCTGGGAAACATTGTATTTCTGATGCAGCTCCGCCTCATGCTCATAGCTGCCGGGAGTGAGGTAACGGGACCTCCGCAGAGTCCATTCCGCAAGCTCTATCTTCTCCGCCCACTGCCGCTTGGCCAGCCACCGGGTGAAGCGGTTCATGCGCTTCATGGCTTAGCCCTCCTCTCTGACCTGGAGCGGTGCGCTCAGGTACTCGGCGGAGTTCGGACCGGCCATCACCGTGAATTCTCCCGGCTCGACGATCCGCGTCAGATCCGCCGATACATATTCCAGCTCCTCCCGGCCGACACGGAACGTTACCGTCTGCGTGTCTCCCGGCTGGAGGCTGATTTTGCGGAAGCCCTTCAGCTGCTTCTCGGGCCGGGTAATGGACGAGGCCAGATCGGAGATGTAGAGCTGTACTACCTCGCTGCCTGCCCGGTCACCCTTATTAGTTACATCCACGGAGACAAGTGCTTCTCCATCCGCAGAAATGACAGCAGGCTCCACCTTCAGGTTGCTGTACCCGAATTCACTGAAGCTGAGACCGTAGCCGAAGGGATATTCAGCGTGAAAATCCGTCTCCAGATACCGCTTCCCTCTCGTCCGCCGCTTGTAGTAATACACGGGAAGCTGGCCGACATGCTTCGGAATGCTGATCGTCAGCCGCCCGGAAGGATTCACCTTCCCGAACAGGATATCGGCAATCGCATGTCCGCCCTCCTGCCCCGGATACCAGGCCTCCAGAATGGCGTCGGCATGTTCTACAATCCAAGGCTCGGCAATCGGGCGGCCGTTGATATAGACCACAACCAGCGGCTTGCCCAGCTTGTGAAGCTCCTGCGCCAGCTCCAGCTGCACGCCCATCAGATTCAGCGTGGAGCGGTCGATGCCTTCCCCGCATTCCATGTCGCTCCAGGAATGCTCCGTCACGACCGAAGCGCCGGTGAGCAGATCAATCGTCCCCTCACCGAAATCTCTGGCGCTGGAGCCGCCGACCGCCAGCACGATCGCATCGGCTTCCGCCGCACAGGCCAGGGCATGGGCGAAGCCTTCCCGGGAATCCCCCTTGATCCGGCAGCCGGGGGCATACTCTACCCGGTCCGCTCCGCCGCCCAGGGCTTGCCGGATGCCTTCCAGCACCGTAACAATCGCGCCTTTGGGCTGGGGCGAGGTATAATCGCCAAGCTGGTTATACGGCGCATCCGCATTGGGCCCGATCACCGCAAGCTTGCGGATCTCCTTGCTGAGCGGCAACGTCCCATTGCCGTTCTTCAGCATAATAATGCTCTCACCGGCAATCCGCCGGGCCAGCTCCTTGTGCTCCGGCTTGCCTATAACCTGCTCTGCCTGCTCAGGATCGGCATAAGGACGGTCGAACAGCCCCAGCCTGAACTTCAGCTCCAGAATCCGGGCTGCCGCGCGGTCCAGATCCGCCTCCTGCAGCCGCCCCCGCCGGACCGCAGACGCCAGATGCTGCTCGAACATCTCGCCTGACATCTCCATATCGATGCCGGCCAGCAGCGCCTGGACGACCGCGGTCTCCCCGCTCTCTGCGGTGTTATGACCATTCGTCAACATGCCCAGCGCGCCGCAGTCCGTGATGATGAATCCCTCGAAGCCCCATTGCTCCCGCAGCACATCCTGCAGAAGATAACGGTTGGTTGTACACGGCACGCCGTCAATCTCGTTATAGGCTGTCATAATCGACAGCGCTCCGGCCTCCACCGCCTTGCGGAAGGGCAGCAGATCGACCTCATGCAGCTCGCGCAGCCCCATATGCACGGGTGCAGAATTGCGCCCGCCCTCGGAGCTGCCGTAGGCGGCGAAGTGCTTCAGGGTCGCCAGTACGGAATCCTCCGCATCCAGCCGCTCCCCCTGCAGGCCCTTCACGGCCTCGACACCCATCGCCGCAATCAGGTACGGGTCTTCGCCGAAGGTCTCCTCCGTCCGGCCCCAACGCGGATCACGCACCACATCCAGCACCGGGGAATAGGTAGCCGCTCCGCCCTGGCTGCGGGTCTCCAGCGCTACCGCCCGGCACATCTCGCGGTACAGCTCCGGGTTCCACATGCTGCCCAGCGCAAGCGGAACAGGGAACACTGTAGCGCCTATCGCCATATGCCCGTGCGAGCACTCCTCCCCGAACAGAATGGGAATCCCGAGCCGGCTCTCCTTCATGGCATACGCCTGAATCGTATTGACCGTCTCCGCCCCCTCCTTCGGGGACAGGCCGGTCTCCAGCGTAACCCCGGTCCACGGGTCGGCGCGCAGCGTTCCGTACAGGGAGCCGACACCGCCGGCAGCAATCCGGCGCTTGAAGGCTTCAGTGATCCCGGCCGTCCCGTCCGGGCGCTTCTCATAGCACTGCCAGCCGAAAGGCTGGACTAATTGTCCAGCCTTCTCTCCAAGCGTCATGCGCTGCAGCAGATCCTGTACCCGGTCTGCTACAGGCCGTGTTTTATCCTTATAGATCATTGATTACAGCACCCTTCCACCGAGCCTGGTTTAGTTGGTCTTCCAGCGGTCATACGCAGCCTGGTTGATCTCAGCTACACGCTCTCCGCCCATCTTCTTGACAGTCGCGACATAGTTGTCCCAGCCGGTCAGCGGCTCAGCGCCGGTGATGAACTTCGCTTCCATCTGCTTCACATAGGTGCTCAGATCCGAATTCAGACTGCTGATTTCCGTCTGCTCTTCCACCGTCAGGAACAGGGCCGGGAATGGAATCCGTGCGCCTTTATCCAGCAGCTTCTGCTTGGTCTCCTGCTCCACCCACAGGTCAAAGTCCGTCTTCAGCCCCTTGTTGATATCATCCATGGACAGGGTTGGGGCAGGAATCCCGTAGTTCGGCGTCAAGGTGGCCCGGTAATCCTCCATCTCTTTGCCGTCCGGCACGGGCAGGTATTGCTTCATCCGGCTGTCTTTGTCGGTGTACTCCCAGAGCACGCCCTCCGGCCCTTTATTGAAGAACAGGGCGCCTTCATAGGAATAGAGGTAATCCACCCAGCGGAGCGAGGCTTCCGGCGCCGGATTGCTGCTTGTGATGGCGAATGCGCCGGTGGTAATCCCTCTGTTCTTGGCAATTGCCGGAGCGGCAACGGATTCACTGCGCACAGGCGCGAACATCGGATCTGCCGTGGACGGCTCTCCGCCCTTAGTCATATAGGCGTGCCAGTCGGAAAAGAGTGCAACGCGGTTATTCTGCGCCTTGGCCTTCTTCTGCTCCGCCGTCTGCGAGAAGCTCTCATGATCCAGCAGCTCCTCGGACCACAGGCGGTTCATATACGTCAGATACTCCTTATAGCCCTCTTCCAGCGGCGTATAGTGGACCTTGTCCGCATCGTCTACATAGATTTCTTCCTCATAGATGCCGAAGGCGCCCAGCAGCCAGGTGCGGATATCGCGGAGGTTCGCAGCGGCGGTCGTCACTGAGGAAATCGGAATCTCATCAGCGATGCCGTTGCCGTTCGGATCTTCCTCCTTCACGCGCTTCAGGTAGGTGTACAGCTCCTCGGTCGTTTCCGGCAGCTTGTCGATGTTCAGCGCCTTCAGGAAGTCGCCGTTATACCACATCGGGTTGCGGTACCAGTGCTGGCTCATTTCCACCACCGGCAGGGAGTAGATATGGCCGTCCGGGGCGGTAATCGATTTGCGCACATCCGGGTTCTCCTCAAGCAAAGCCTTGAAGTTCGGCGCATACTCTTCGATCAGATCCTCCAGCGGAATCAGAATTCCCTGCTCACCGTAATTCATCTGCTCGGCAGTCGTCAGACCGGCCGCATAGAAAATATCCGGGTAATCGCCGCTGGCGAACACCAGATTCTTTTTGGTCTCGAAGCTGTCCTTCGGCGCGTTTTTATATTCCAGGGTGATGCCGGTCTTCTCCTTCATCTGCTGAAGCACCGGCATGTTCTCCCAGTTCTGAATGCCCACATCCGGCGCCATCATGGACAGGGTGATCGGTTCATTTACAATCGGGAAGCCTTCCTTGTTCACTGTAGCCTCTCCGGTACTCTTGCCTGCATTGCCTTCATCTGCCCCAGAGCTCCCGCAGCCTGCCAGCAGTCCGACAATCACAGCCGAAGACAGCAGAACCTTCCATGGTTTACGTGTGATCTGCATTGATAATTCCTCCCTTAGGTTCATTACATTTTAACCTTTAGCCTTTCACAGAGCCAATCATGACCCCTTGGACAAAATAACGCTGCAGGAACGGATAGACCGCCACAATCGGCAGCGTAGAGACAACAATCACCCCGTATTTAATCAGCGAGGCGGTCTCCGCCTTGTTGTTCATCGCGACCGCCACCTCGCCGCTGATCGCAGCGCCTGTGGTCTCGGCCGACATCTCCTGAAGCACCAGAATCTGGCGCAGCACCATCTGCAGCGGATATTTGGCCTCATCGTTCAGATAGATCAGGGACGGGAAATAGCTGTTCCAGTGGCTCACCCCGTAGAACAGGGCCATTACAGCGATAATCGGTGCCGACAGCGGCAGAATAATGCGGATGAACAGCTTGAGATTCGTACAGCCGTCGATATGCGCCGCTTCCTGAAGCTCCTTGGGAATGGTGGTCTGGAAGAACGTGCGGGCCACAACGATATTCCACACCGAAGCGGCTACGGGCAGGATTAAGGCCCCCATGCTGTTCATCAGGCCCAGGTTCTTCACCAGCAGATACGTCGGCACCAGTCCCCCGCTGAAGAACATCGTGAACAGAATGAGTCCCATGAATAACTGGCGTCCGGCAAAATCAGACCGGCTGAGCGCATACGCAGCAGGCAGCGTAACGGCCAGATTCAGCAGCGTGCCTGCCACTGTGTAAATGATGGTATTCAGATACCCGTTCCAGATCTTCGGATTCTCGAACACCAGCTTATAGCCGTCCAGGGTCACATTCTTCGGAAACAGCCACATGGCCCCCGAATTGACATCCTGCGGCGAGCTGATGGACGCGCTGAGGATATAGATCAGCGGATAGAGGACAACCACCAGCGCAAGGCACAGATAAATGTAGGTGCTGATCAGGAACAGCTTATCTCCCCTGGATTCTTTTATCGCAGTAACCAAAGACTTCAACTCCTTTCTACCAGAGGCTGTTCTCACTGGTCTTTTTGGCAATCCGGTTCACGGTAACCAGCAGAATTACGTTGACCACCGAGTTGAACAGGCCGACCGCCGTGGAGAAGCTGTATTGTGCATTCACCAGACCGGCCCGGTACACATAGGTGGATATGACATCGGAGGCTTCCATGTTGAGCGAATTCTGCAGCAGCAGGATTTTCTCGAAGCCGAGACCCAGAATGTTCCCCATATTCAGGATCAGCATGATCGTAATGGTGGGGATGATCGTCGGCAGATTGATATGCAGCACCCGCTTCATCCGGCTGGCCCCATCCATTATGGCCGCTTCGTGCAGCTGGGGATCTACGCCCGACAGCGCCGCAAGGTAGATAATCGTCCCCCATCCGGTGCTCTGCCACACGCCCGAGAAGACATACACGGTCTTGAACCAGGCCGGATCGGTCAGAAATTGCGCCGGCTGGA
This region of Paenibacillus sp. FSL K6-1096 genomic DNA includes:
- a CDS encoding ABC transporter permease subunit yields the protein MKGNQSLGKRIRQNWELYLFMLPALLYFLIFHYGPMYGIQIAFKNFVPSKGIMGSDWVGFDHFERFFNSYFFWDLLWNTFSISFYELAIGFPLPIILALAFNEVRNGPFKKSVQTVTYAPHFISVVVMAGMIITFLSPSSGMIVRLIEFLGFQPAQFLTDPAWFKTVYVFSGVWQSTGWGTIIYLAALSGVDPQLHEAAIMDGASRMKRVLHINLPTIIPTITIMLILNMGNILGLGFEKILLLQNSLNMEASDVISTYVYRAGLVNAQYSFSTAVGLFNSVVNVILLVTVNRIAKKTSENSLW
- a CDS encoding extracellular solute-binding protein, which codes for MQITRKPWKVLLSSAVIVGLLAGCGSSGADEGNAGKSTGEATVNKEGFPIVNEPITLSMMAPDVGIQNWENMPVLQQMKEKTGITLEYKNAPKDSFETKKNLVFASGDYPDIFYAAGLTTAEQMNYGEQGILIPLEDLIEEYAPNFKALLEENPDVRKSITAPDGHIYSLPVVEMSQHWYRNPMWYNGDFLKALNIDKLPETTEELYTYLKRVKEEDPNGNGIADEIPISSVTTAAANLRDIRTWLLGAFGIYEEEIYVDDADKVHYTPLEEGYKEYLTYMNRLWSEELLDHESFSQTAEQKKAKAQNNRVALFSDWHAYMTKGGEPSTADPMFAPVRSESVAAPAIAKNRGITTGAFAITSSNPAPEASLRWVDYLYSYEGALFFNKGPEGVLWEYTDKDSRMKQYLPVPDGKEMEDYRATLTPNYGIPAPTLSMDDINKGLKTDFDLWVEQETKQKLLDKGARIPFPALFLTVEEQTEISSLNSDLSTYVKQMEAKFITGAEPLTGWDNYVATVKKMGGERVAEINQAAYDRWKTN
- a CDS encoding carbohydrate ABC transporter permease produces the protein MVTAIKESRGDKLFLISTYIYLCLALVVVLYPLIYILSASISSPQDVNSGAMWLFPKNVTLDGYKLVFENPKIWNGYLNTIIYTVAGTLLNLAVTLPAAYALSRSDFAGRQLFMGLILFTMFFSGGLVPTYLLVKNLGLMNSMGALILPVAASVWNIVVARTFFQTTIPKELQEAAHIDGCTNLKLFIRIILPLSAPIIAVMALFYGVSHWNSYFPSLIYLNDEAKYPLQMVLRQILVLQEMSAETTGAAISGEVAVAMNNKAETASLIKYGVIVVSTLPIVAVYPFLQRYFVQGVMIGSVKG
- a CDS encoding glycoside hydrolase family 3 N-terminal domain-containing protein, yielding MIYKDKTRPVADRVQDLLQRMTLGEKAGQLVQPFGWQCYEKRPDGTAGITEAFKRRIAAGGVGSLYGTLRADPWTGVTLETGLSPKEGAETVNTIQAYAMKESRLGIPILFGEECSHGHMAIGATVFPVPLALGSMWNPELYREMCRAVALETRSQGGAATYSPVLDVVRDPRWGRTEETFGEDPYLIAAMGVEAVKGLQGERLDAEDSVLATLKHFAAYGSSEGGRNSAPVHMGLRELHEVDLLPFRKAVEAGALSIMTAYNEIDGVPCTTNRYLLQDVLREQWGFEGFIITDCGALGMLTNGHNTAESGETAVVQALLAGIDMEMSGEMFEQHLASAVRRGRLQEADLDRAAARILELKFRLGLFDRPYADPEQAEQVIGKPEHKELARRIAGESIIMLKNGNGTLPLSKEIRKLAVIGPNADAPYNQLGDYTSPQPKGAIVTVLEGIRQALGGGADRVEYAPGCRIKGDSREGFAHALACAAEADAIVLAVGGSSARDFGEGTIDLLTGASVVTEHSWSDMECGEGIDRSTLNLMGVQLELAQELHKLGKPLVVVYINGRPIAEPWIVEHADAILEAWYPGQEGGHAIADILFGKVNPSGRLTISIPKHVGQLPVYYYKRRTRGKRYLETDFHAEYPFGYGLSFSEFGYSNLKVEPAVISADGEALVSVDVTNKGDRAGSEVVQLYISDLASSITRPEKQLKGFRKISLQPGDTQTVTFRVGREELEYVSADLTRIVEPGEFTVMAGPNSAEYLSAPLQVREEG
- a CDS encoding glycosidase, which codes for MQITRHPNNPIVVPGGYEWRKVTVFNPAVIIDNGKFYMIERTAGSLTPCKNYLGLLESEDGVNFTHVKDEPIVTPDMLGFPYGSVQDPRIVKIDGTFYLNYALRPCAMSYYPTGRGVPERSIPTYPDGWGEEEGHWLTRSSILKSTNLLDWEFVADTTPLEINDRDNILFPEKINGKFVLLRRPEEYVGEAYGTEKAAMWITYSEDLVHWEEPKLLASAGDLPWEARKIGGSTPPIRTDKGWLVLYHGVDEEVVYRVGAMLLDLEQPEKIIARTRNFIMEPETYYEKFGFQIPNVIFPTGNVVKDGLLYIYYGVTDTAIALATVPLDELVEHILKEAE
- a CDS encoding alpha-mannosidase, with the translated sequence MKRMNRFTRWLAKRQWAEKIELAEWTLRRSRYLTPGSYEHEAELHQKYNVSQLDGGYGTTYFLQREITVPGEWAREEAALLYLGRGEGLLRLDGAPYHGLDSNHWFIPLPSSAPGERLELDIELYDPVPEPEDPLNRQAVIKPPLTGIEITLVRVNRPVYSLLHTVNIVHEAALLLPEGDMRRLRSLKALERVMDTLYMKEGLLLDGEAVTAAEQLLRTAASVERPAGLNPGTMHMVGQSHIDVAWLWPVRETVRKVSRTFSTVCTLMDKYPDFRYSQSQPQLYAFAKEHYPELYGRIKERIAEGRWELVGGMWVEPDLNIPGGESLVRQMLYGQGFYMKEFGKHSAIEWLPDTFGYCASLPQLLKQAGIDYFMTTKLGWNDTNPFPHTLFHWVGIDGTKIVAYQNHGVNEHTHPKDVQEHWQAYAQKEEHDELMLLYGHGDGGGGVTHEMLEYVARTGLAPGQPVSRFSTAEAFFSEIGARQPELPAWHGDLYLELHRGTFTTHAFNKRSNRKAEILYRQAEIWSVLAQKDGTLEPDQPEQPDVQRLLPAGELAEGWKLLLLNQFHDIIPGTSIPEVYTTSREEYAEIFRLGGQVLDTALHTLASQVNTSAGEGRPYVIFNSLGWERTEFIRLEGGPELAAIQAYDEDGPLESECWNTGAGSYTLAVRVRKVPAFGCRTIWLREAKLPIQQQAVPAAGESFPEQWETDHYILTFNEDGEISRWYDKSADRELLQPGRTGNQLQFYHDTPPLWDAWDIDPRYEQQPAGKTKLLERRVVSSGPVQSVLRFRWQLGESLIGQEIVLPRNSRRVDFRTRVSWREQHKLLKVAFPVDIVATKATYEIPFGALERPTHRNTSWEQAQFEVCGHRWADLSEGGYGVSLLNDCKYGYDIHDGVLRLSLLRAPRWPDRNADQGEHEFTYSLYPHSGDWRQADVVREAAELNEPLLAVSEAAHSGRYPSTHAWLNFQSSHVMLDTIKPAEDGSGTIVRLYEAAGSRETATLDWQDEEISACRVNLLESNTGSLETTGGVIPLSFRPYEVQTLKLYHEHHSQEE